In Plasmodium sp. gorilla clade G2 genome assembly, chromosome: 5, one genomic interval encodes:
- a CDS encoding nuclear protein localization protein 4, putative, with amino-acid sequence MSRIIIRLRCDIGLYRIEIENNKQLVDLKKKIEELLSVPIEKQELYLLDSSQVLLNDNYINLIECKIQNGSMIQLKSDIKPSTKKKEENEKKNKENIKNNDENNKDSNDKDVLKKQMDSFGMQNKGIENNNMNKMYDNINNNKNNSNKYDSNKNENNNNGDGKNGESKPNFKSFDYFLKQRGYNTTDLPLNLEYKSVYLCKGRVNKIPLSITLKHQEYRHVDHLELMNVEEVRNFVNYWYTYNNMLEQRMGWMYGYYKEDNHYNLGIRAVCECIYEPPQYCEDNKIHLLQDDFLPTVDVIAERLGLERIGWIFTHLPRQEYLTSDEVVNIAKIQLKNIKKNMHYTNYPISNFITCTISPDPLLSNEPVTNAFMVSDLGMALMRDNLIQENQLDPSHIQLRNPNKNELLPQILEGGKETNKFDTDWFIVRVNESAPKVERSIFKNFHFPRENRQHLQSAFNVKEYFRSNKLHRGTRGNHQCSDFHLILFVAKVLDIETALALCDATLNKKEIDPIIEEMLTSVKI; translated from the coding sequence atgagtaGGATAATTATAAGGTTAAGATGTGACATAGGTCTTTATCGTATAGAGATAGAGAATAATAAACAATTAGttgatttaaaaaagaaaattgaaGAATTATTATCTGTACCTATAGAAAAAcaagaattatatttattagatTCTTCTCAAGtgttattaaatgataactatataaatttaatcgAATGCAAAATACAAAATGGTAGTATGATTCAACTAAAGAGTGATATAAAACCAAgtactaaaaaaaaagaagagaatgaaaaaaaaaataaagagaatataaaaaataacgatgaaaataataaagattcaAATGATAAAGACGTgctaaaaaaacaaatggaTTCTTTTGGTATGCAAAATAAAGgtattgaaaataataatatgaacaaaatgtatgacaatataaataataacaaaaacaatagtaataaatatgacagtaataagaatgaaaataataataatggtgATGGTAAAAATGGAGAATCTAAACCAAATTTTAAAtcttttgattattttttaaaacaaagAGGTTATAATACCACAGATTTGCCTCTCAATTTAGAATATAAATCTGTTTATTTATGTAAAGGTAGAGTTAATAAAATACCTTTAAGTATTACTTTGAAACATCAAGAATATAGACATGTTGATCATTTAGAATTAATGAATGTTGAAGAAGTAAGAAATTTTGTTAATTATtggtatacatataataatatgttagaACAAAGAATGGGATGGATGTATGGATATTATAAAGAAGATAATCATTACAATTTAGGTATTAGAGCTGTTTGTGAATGTATTTATGAACCCCCACAATATtgtgaagataataaaatacatttattGCAAGATGATTTTCTACCTACAGTAGATGTAATCGCAGAAAGATTAGGTTTAGAAAGAATCGGATGGATATTTACACATCTACCAAGACAAGAATATCTTACATCTGATGAAGTAGTAAATATAGCTAAAATACAATTaaagaatattaaaaaaaatatgcattATACTAATTATCCTATTTCTAATTTTATTACTTGTACTATCTCACCAGATCCTCTATTAAGTAATGAACCAGTTACTAATGCTTTTATGGTTTCTGATTTAGGTATGGCCTTAATGAGAGATAATCTAATACAAGAAAATCAATTAGATCCTTCACATATACAATTAAGAAAtccaaataaaaatgaactaTTACCACAAATTTTAGAAGGAGGAAAAGAAACGAACAAATTTGACACGGATTGGTTTATTGTACGTGTTAATGAATCAGCTCCAAAGGTCGAAAGatccatttttaaaaatttccaTTTTCCACGAGAAAATAGACAACATTTACAATCAGCCTTTAATGTTAAAGAATATTTTAGGAGTAATAAATTACATAGAGGAACAAGAGGAAACCATCAGTGTTCCGATTTTCATCTTATCTTATTTGTAGCCAAAGTTCTAGATATAGAAACAGCACTAGCTTTATGTGACGCaactttaaataaaaaagaaattgatCCAATTATAGAAGAAATGTTAACATCAGTAAAGATATAG
- a CDS encoding 6-cysteine protein, whose amino-acid sequence MMRWLIITGLVIIFSILTCKGQVANKKVDFRTEKRKFVPLNLVPGDVVEYSCPYTLNNDIRNMNGVEREHFDHKDFCFDYVFVGSKLTFLKEYVRGSYNVVHKEEDNLYTSQFSVPPVVLTHRNFDCFCYMEENNVVVKKVLRIHISNGVLKKIPGCDFNDGYKESTAITTFSNMSTRRVKVCEVYPKPGDFISLMCPSTYSIKPDGCFSNVYVRRNPNEEIKEEERFNMNRKWDESKYNVVSIQTVLKMNMITQGDKYSIFSKLPDVKDQVDFTCICQSNNQQDNLMMNVYMNNKSHFANNTRSIGVNKHSFSNSDILERIEREEISFGYVSNLSIALILLYLIFAF is encoded by the coding sequence ATGATGCGCTGGTTAATCATTACAGGATTGGTTATAATATTCTCCATATTAACATGTAAAGGTCAAGTGGCAAACAAAAAGGTGGATTTTCGAACAGAAAAAAGAAAGTTTGTGCCCTTAAATTTAGTGCCAGGAGATGTTGTAGAATATTCATGTCCATATactttaaataatgatatcaGAAATATGAATGGCGTTGAACGAGAACATTTCGACCATAAAGACTTTTGTTTTGATTATGTATTTGTTGGAAGTAAGTTaacttttttaaaagaatatgtTCGTGGTTCTTATAATGTAGTACATAAAGAAGAagataatttatatacatcACAATTTAGTGTTCCTCCTGTTGTTTTAACCCATCGAAATTTTGATTGTTTTTGTTATATGGAAGAAAATAATGTTGTGGTTAAGAAGGTTTTAAGAATACATATATCAAATGGTGTTCTTAAGAAAATACCTGGATGTGATTTTAATGATGGATATAAAGAATCGACTGCTATAACTACATTTAGTAATATGAGCACTCGTCGTGTAAAAGTATGTGAGGTATATCCAAAGCCTGGGGATTTCATAAGTTTAATGTGTCCATCAACTTATTCTATTAAACCTGATGGCTGTTTTTCAAATGTATATGTAAGAAGAAATCCTAATGAAGAAATCAAAGAAGAAGAACGTTTTAATATGAATAGAAAATGGGATGAAAGTAAATATAATGTTGTGTCCATACAGACagttttaaaaatgaatatgataaCACAGGGTGATAAATAttctatattttcaaaattacCAGATGTAAAAGATCAAGTTGATTTTACATGTATTTGTCAATCAAATAATCAACAAGATAATTTAATGATGAAtgtttatatgaataacaaATCTCATTTTGCAAATAATACAAGAAGTATTGGAGTTAATAAACATTCATTTTCTAATTCTGATATTCTTGAAAGAATAGAAAGAGAAGAAATTTCATTTGGATATGTTTCCAATTTATCAATAGctttaattcttttatatctcATTTTTGCTTTTtaa
- a CDS encoding SET domain protein, putative, which translates to MSDISLLKGIENNGLDKYRLEESEEHKEINVQGKEELFELAIELPKLYRKKNYDVICALIRNYIQRYPKCIDGYICFSTFYMKIKKYRDSLNLIYAALYVDKENKSLINLLKECEEKLVLEICQIPGKYKNWIGYPESRISNDKGDVYNYNDNINKYNNINKYDNINKYDNINKYNNNEEKQINAYTNENLYNLKKMQIMKHGQYYVALAKKDLIPGEIIFQSKPFMLTQHIFCEEYTYSTCYHCLKERKLKEKCYACPINPHTCPYIFCSWKCLIDNIKIHQVECTLLPIISAAAKESNLSYYIVLHIFRVLIKSKINKGYKDKEHNIINDIFSLQSYYYSVKENQKEIFESFNILSNRIILELPSSFYLHLKQKELVEFMLIIWQHSPFIKYYSPSSIIQHTNPETAFAVFFCPLISKLHHSCVPTCSIHFDEYGILSVRSLCNIPEGGKLCVSILSDQYLPLKIRKNVRGMPRVFACGCIRCTDPTENNLHLRSMKCPRCIIGYIYPIKTEALIEALKLYRFDKQADMESKKRGMSEYKMVSNKIYDNQTDQMGEQKGDDQKINSSKNNDNNNNNKNNINNSDDNNNNNNSNSYYHYSKDGGKLFNNKEMNVLKKLGNEMERWICCNCGKLSFVGNKKCIKLENKVFLYYNEAEKNYMDGNIILARKQLLHIYKEYCYILNPNHYILFNINVLLAGLLRYDPNKDLFTSLFHLRKAIISADNVLPICSLEKIHLHTCLSEYTYMCSNLYKLYHKGMGISPEYIIDPLFYAIWNSCVITGYESTLTIILLQQLRNFCILLNKFTSPYNKIIFHINRKEEFCDFYYQVTQKKNHPFKHIKKIVEQDPFYPVYMSCQYFDIKDINKKYFINILKSFKNIRYIGNGLTALSIAASVGNIELVKILLKLNYSIFIKNEMNMNVLLYMASSILPDEQLVYHSNYYYTLMKEIKLQHVNFDTFQNEYSRYINVISNKMKQKELMKGNKINQHEINNTYNNNNTYNNYNNNNDDDTKCNIICDIKHIDSQNMNSYQLEMTFPFNDMPLDDDFIYGEKSKEIDSKQATILILFLTYLDKLQIKRKKSYKIKYNKKWNLSERIQSFQKKKKKKKKKIKNKIHNETKYGLNINRNNDMSNEVDIKRDRKINNDKGKDDENESTDGKILNNKISDDDTSGGDTSGDNTSGDKTSGDDATSDDTTSDDIKGDHINGNDTDEYSCDDSSLSDSSDVILNSKIRNYYTTKLLTKSVSHKILGSNNALHYACARGKKELVKQLIISGIPINLLNNEGATGLHLASLNGHKEIVNILLEHKNDNIINSITCHGETPLMLGAYGLHYDVVKILIEKKAKIIVNKKETLLHCLVYGLLRMHTIYYKSNKYIDNDKSYLSIQQFNELYSSKYFTQGGESSYLNINFSTSYIPIIENLPNDFFLLPFKLLHRLKKAILILKYIMHLCPIYLYEVKNNNGYNPYELLKAMWSKMCERRMYVLSVSDIKIASFNEQQRNLVFQAWSLITSLVNLLSSILQPDKSVLTSIYKNFIYVDSTDKVKLVSDGTDKKEGEEKKNKDDKNEKDDEKNEDDKNEKGDEKNKDDKNDQGDEKNKDDKNDQGDEKNKDDKNDQGDEKNKDDKNEKGDEKNKVQGLNKDGKSTTLVDDKQTTLKRNHVDDIKIKEKPKMFKKTLFKKMKPPALK; encoded by the coding sequence ATGTCCGATATTTCTCTTCTTAAAGGTATAGAAAATAATGGGTTGGACAAATACAGATTGGAAGAATCCGAGGaacataaagaaataaatgtgCAAGGGAAAGAGGAACTTTTTGAACTAGCCATAGAATTACCAAAGTTATATCGTAAAAAGAATTATGATGTAATATGTGCATtaataagaaattatattcAAAGATATCCTAAATGTATTGATgggtatatatgttttagtaccttttatatgaaaataaaaaagtatcGAGATAGTttgaatttaatatatgcAGCTTTATATgtagataaagaaaataagtccttaataaatttgttaaaaGAATGTGAAGAAAAGCTAGTTTTAGAAATATGTCAGATACcaggaaaatataaaaactgGATAGGGTATCCAGAGAGTAGAATATCAAATGATAAAGGAGATGTTTACAATTATAatgacaatataaataaatataataatataaataaatatgataatataaataaatatgataatataaataaatataataacaatgaggagaaacaaataaatgcatatacaaatgaaaatttatataatttaaaaaaaatgcaaATTATGAAACATGGACAATATTATGTTGCTCTTGCTAAAAAAGATTTAATACCAGgagaaataatatttcagAGTAAACCTTTTATGCTAACACAACATATATTTTGTGAGGAATATACCTATTCTACATGTTATCATTGTTTGAAAGAAAGAAAactaaaagaaaaatgttaTGCTTGTCCTATCAATCCACATACGTgtccatatattttttgtagtTGGAAATGTTtaattgataatataaaaattcatcAAGTTGAATGTACTTTATTACCTATCATATCTGCAGCAGCAAAAGAAAGTAATTTGAGTTATTATATAGTTCTTCATATTTTCCgtgtattaataaaatcaaaaataaataaaggatataaagataaagaacataatattataaatgacaTATTTAGTTTacaatcatattattattcagtaaaagaaaatcaaaaagaaatatttgaaTCATTTAATATTCTTTCAAATAGAATAATATTAGAATTACCTTCATccttttatttacatttaaaacaaaaagagTTAGTTGAAtttatgttaataatatgGCAACATTCtccttttattaaatattattcccCTTCATCAATTATTCAGCATACAAATCCAGAGACAGCATTTGCTGTTTTCTTTTGTCCATTAATATCAAAACTTCATCACAGTTGTGTTCCTACATGTAGTATTCATTTTGATGAATATGGAATATTATCTGTTCGGTCTTTGTGTAATATACCTGAGGGTGGAAAATTATGTGTAAGTATATTATCTGATCAGTATTTACCCCTCAAAATTAGAAAGAACGTTAGAGGCATGCCCCGTGTCTTTGCATGTGGTTGCATCAGATGTACAGATCCTACAGAAAATAATTTGCATTTGAGAAGTATGAAATGTCCTAGATGTATCATAGGATATATATACCCTATAAAAACCGAAGCTCTCATAGAGGCCTTAAAATTGTATCGATTTGACAAGCAGGCAGATATGGAAAGTAAGAAAAGGGGGATGTCAGAATATAAGATGGTGAGTAATAAGATATATGACAACCAAACGGATCAAATGGGTGAACAAAAAGGGGATGACCAAAAAATTAATTCGAgcaaaaataatgataataataataataataaaaataatattaacaatagtgatgataataataataataataatagtaatagttattatcattatagtAAGGATGGTGGTAAACTGTtcaataataaagaaatgaatgttttaaaaaaactcGGAAATGAAATGGAGAGATGGATATGCTGTAACTGTGGTAAGCTATCCTTTGTAGGTAATAAgaaatgtataaaattagaaaataaggtttttttatattataatgaagctgaaaagaattatatggaTGGAAATATAATTCTTGCTAGAAAACAactattacatatatataaagaatattgttatatattaaatcctaatcattatatattatttaatattaatgtatTACTAGCTGGATTATTAAGATATGATCCTAATAAAGATTTATTTACTtctttatttcatttaagaAAAGCTATAATATCAGCTGATAATGTGTTACCCATATGTTCTTtagaaaaaatacatttacATACATGTCTTTcagaatatacatatatgtgttctaatttatataaattatatcatAAGGGCATGGGTATATCACcagaatatattatagatCCTTTATTCTATGCTATATGGAATTCTTGTGTTATAACTGGTTATGAATCTACATTaactataatattattacaacaGTTAAGAAATTTCTGTATCTTATTAAATAAGTTTACAAGTCCAtacaacaaaataatatttcatattaatagaaaagaagaattttgtgatttttattatcaagtCACACAAAAGAAAAATCATCCATTTaagcatataaaaaaaattgttgaGCAAGATCCTTTTTATCCAGTATATATGAGTTGtcaatattttgatataaaagatataaataaaaaatattttataaatatattaaaaagtttTAAAAACATACGTTATATAGGAAATGGATTAACAGCATTATCTATAGCAGCATCTGTTGGAAATATTGAACTAGTTAAAATACTTttgaaattaaattattctatttttataaaaaatgaaatgaatatgaatgttcttttatatatggCTAGTTCTATTCTTCCAGATGAACAGCTAGTATACcattcaaattattattacactTTGATGAAAGAGATAAAATTACAGCATGTTAATTTTGATACATTCCAAAATGAATATAGTAGATACATTAATgttatatcaaataaaatgaaacaaaaagaattgatgaaaggaaataaaataaaccaacatgaaataaataatacatataataataataatacatataataattataataataataatgatgatgatacaAAATGTAATATCATTTGtgatataaaacatattgaTTCACAAAATATGAACTCCTATCAATTAGAAATGACATTCCCTTTTAATGATATGCCACTTGATGATGATTTCATATATGGAGAAAAAAGCAAAGAAATAGATTCAAAACAAGCAACCATTTTAATACTCTTCTTAACTTATTTAGATAAActacaaataaaaagaaaaaaaagctataaaatcaaatataataagaaatggAATTTAAGTGAAAGAATTCAATccttccaaaaaaaaaaaaaaaaaaaaaaaaaaaaaattaaaaataaaatacataatgAAACTAAATATGGTTTGAATATAAATCGAAATAATGATATGTCTAATGAGGTTGATATTAAACGGgatagaaaaataaataatgataagggtaaagatgatgaaaatgaatcGACGGACggaaaaattttaaataataaaataagtgATGATGATACAAGTGGTGGTGATACAAGTGGTGATAATACAAGTGGTGATAAAACAAGTGGTGATGATGCAACTAGTGATGATACAACTAGTGACGATATAAAGGGTGACCATATTAATGGTAACGATACAGATGAATATTCTTGTGATGATAGTTCCCTTTCAGATAGCTCAGATGTAATATTAAACAGCAAGATAAGAAATTACTATACCACCAAATTGTTAACTAAATCTGTGTCTCATAAAATTTTAGGATCCAACAATGCATTGCATTATGCATGTGCAAgaggaaaaaaagaattagtAAAACAACTGATTATAAGTGGTATACCTATAAATCTTTTAAACAATGAAGGAGCCACAGGATTACATTTAGCAAGTTTAAATGGACATAAAGAAatagtaaatatattacttGAACAtaagaatgataatataattaatagtaTAACATGTCATGGAGAAACACCATTAATGTTAGGTGCTTATGGTTTACATTATGATGTTGTAAAGATATTGATTgaaaaaaaagcaaaaattattgttaataaaaaagaaacattaTTACATTGTTTAGTATATGGATTATTAAGAATGcatacaatatattataaaagtaataaatatatagataatgaTAAATCTTATTTATCTATACAACAATTCaatgaattatattcatCCAAATATTTTACACAAGGAGGAGAATCATCTTatctaaatataaatttctcTACATCATATATACCAATAATAGAAAATTTACCAAAtgacttttttttattaccatTCAAATTATTACATAGATTAAAAAAAGCAAtacttattttaaaatatattatgcatCTATgtcctatatatttatatgaagtcaaaaataataatggttATAACCCTTACGAATTATTAAAAGCAATGTGGTCAAAAATGTGTGAAAGGAGAATGTATGTCTTATCTGTTTCTGATATAAAAATCGCATCATTTAACGAACAACAAAGGAATCTAGTTTTTCAAGCATGGTCTCTTATAACATCATTGGTCAATCTCCTCTCTTCTATTCTGCAGCCTGATAAATCTGTATTGACATcgatttataaaaattttatttatgtggATAGTACTGATAAGGTTAAGCTTGTGTCGGATGGGACAGATAAAAAAGAGggggaagaaaaaaaaaataaagatgataaaaatgaaaaagatgaCGAAAAAAATgaggatgataaaaatgaaaaaggtgacgaaaaaaataaggatgataaaaatgatcaaGGTGACGAAAAAAATaaggatgataaaaatgatcaaGGTgacgaaaaaaataaagatgataaaaatgatcaaGGTGACGAAAAAAATaaggatgataaaaatgaaaaaggtgacgaaaaaaataaagttcAAGGTCTAAATAAGGACGGTAAGTCGACTACCTTAGTAGATGATAAACAAACTACACTTAAACGCAACCACgttgatgatataaaaataaaagagaaaCCCAAAATGTTTAAGAAAACATTATTTAAGAAAATGAAACCCCCAGCATTGAAATAA
- a CDS encoding longevity-assurance (LAG1) protein, putative: protein MKLDTVFKILLLVVIVFTIFQIRTLSELKNILRDTDMIILIKNILHNIYTNCNYIHIKNKWLSFYRTKYIIPQVSYFIFFLISGCITFVVKYILNKISNPVGEKLIPSKKWSHRIRRIKVQRFNLMFFNLFYFSLMSIFGFIVLRHETYFPTELGGQGKLSDYFVDYPEQKTSNLIHLYYFLNGGYLITSVYSLLISEKLPDFYENFLQHLCAIILVYFSYSQNFIRVGAIIMLCHDICEIFSSACRVFVDTRYKCITVTSFCILFTSWGFLRLYIFVKRCIIPIHRNFDIFIKYLKVETCIWLIFLLLVILLMNTYWLILMAKMFIHFIMSGKTEDILTRVSEMEHIENKQKKR from the exons atgaaattagATACagtatttaaaatattacttCTTGTAGTTATTGTTTTTACAATATTCCAAATAAGAACCTTAAGTGaattaaagaatattttaagAGATACAGATATGATAATCTTGATAAAAAACATATTgcacaatatatatacaaattgtaattatattcacataaaaaataaatggttatctttttatagaacaaaatatataattcctCAAGTGtcttatttcattttttttcttataagtGGATGTATCACATTTGtagttaaatatattttaaataaaatatcaaaCCCTGTCGGAGAAAAACTCATACCTTCCAA aaaatGGAGCCACAGGATAAGGAGAATAAAAGTACAACGATTTAATCTGatgttttttaatttattttatttttctcttaTGAGTATTTTTGGATTTATTGTTTTGAGACATGAGACCTATTTCCCTACAGAGTTGGGTGGGCAAGGAAAATTAAGTGATTATTTTGTAG ATTATCCTGAACAGAAAACGTCCAATTTAATTCACCTGTACTATTTTTTGAATGGAGGATATTTAATAACATCTGTTTATTCACTTTTAATATCTGAGAAATTACCAgatttttatgaaaattttttacaACATTTATGTGCAATCATATTAGTTTATTTTTCATACAGCCAAAATTTTATAAGAGTTGGGGCCATAATTATGTTGTGTCATGATATATGcgaaatattttcatcagc GTGTCGAGTATTTGTCGATACAAGATACAAATGCATTACTGTTACATccttttgtattttatttaccAGCTGGGGGTTTTTAAgactttatatttttgtcaaGAGATGTATTATACCTATACATCGTAactttgatatatttattaaatatttgaaaGTAGAAACTTGTATTTGGTTAATCTTTTTACTTCTAGTTATTTTATTGATGAATACATATTGGCTTATTCTTATGGCCAAGatgtttattcattttattatgagTGGTAAGACAGAAGATATACTCACTAGGGTTTCAGAGATGGaacatatagaaaataaacaaaaaaaaaggtaa
- a CDS encoding triose phosphate transporter — protein sequence MKDNEKKNEYGTFPITINEGYSDNVGDKNLKNKGIYHKLFEKIKLALLFLTWYTLNVLYNVDNKKALNMVKLPWFISSLQLYVGWIFIFIYWISGMKKIPKIYSYDIFIKNILIQSVCHIFVHFGAVMAMSATSVSFTHVVKACEPVFTAIFSILLLKQYLKINKYIALLIIVGGVVCASMKELHFTWIAFWCATLSNFGSSMRSIYAKKMMTQKSLIGENLNASNIYSFITIISALISLPLVLAFEGKETYNFLVNYQGTNYTFKDVILKILLSGMWYYFNNEVAFMCLERVNQITHALANSIKRVVIIVSSIIIFKTQITLLGAIGSAVAIFGAFLYSIF from the coding sequence atgaaagataatgaaaaaaaaaatgaatatggaACTTTTCCAATTACTATAAATGAAGGGTATTCAGATAATGTAGGTGATAAGAATTTGAAGAATAAAGGGATATATCATAAATTATttgagaaaataaaattggctttattatttttaacgTGGTATAcattaaatgtattatataatgtagataataaaaaagcaTTGAATATGGTCAAATTACCATGGTTTATAAGTTCATTACAATTATATGTTGGAtggatatttatttttatttattggaTTAGtggaatgaaaaaaatacctaagatatattcatatgatatatttataaaaaatatattaattcaaaGTGTATGTCatatatttgttcatttCGGTGCTGTTATGGCTATGTCAGCAACTAGCGTTTCTTTTACACATGTAGTTAAAGCTTGTGAACCTGTATTTACAGCTATATTCTCAATTTTACTTTTAAAACAATAtctaaaaattaataaatatatagccTTATTAATTATTGTAGGTGGAGTTGTTTGTGCATCTATGAAAGAATTACATTTTACTTGGATAGCTTTTTGGTGTGCAACTTTATCAAATTTTGGTTCATCTATGAGATCTATATAtgcaaaaaaaatgatgacacAAAAATCTCTTATAGGAGAAAATCTAAATGCATccaatatttattcatttattaccATCATTTCAGCCTTAATCTCTTTACCTTTAGTTCTAGCATTCGAAGGAAAAGAAACATATAATTTCTTAGTTAATTATCAAGGTACAAATTATACTTTTAAAGATGTTATcctaaaaattttattaagtGGAATGTGGTActattttaataatgaagTTGCTTTTATGTGCCTTGAAAGAGTCAACCAAATAACACATGCACTTGCAAATTCAATTAAAAGAGTTGTCATCATTGTTTCttcaattattatatttaaaacacAAATAACTTTATTGGGAGCTATAGGATCAGCAGTCGCAATATTCGGGGCTTTTTTGTattctattttttaa
- a CDS encoding transcription factor IIb, putative — protein sequence MYRNKYQPNILSLLLSAGSKPLEIWKTKTKKGCVRKVLDDTIKLSAIEILSENTSDSYIYTAPQPFKSLSITLPIIVLIIKNMNKYFSFRISILDDKRCRRTFRISNFQTVTRLSNKWCTMPMVLNEGWNIIQINLNDYTEKAFRTKYKETIDIQINASIRIRCVYFCDRLYKNEELKDEFKIFCKKKEKPKYVPPQYLNTTQKKTTIKNVIKAKNLKREDVEDENEQKEGTPNDENNKDSPNDEQKEGTPNDEQKEGTSNDEQKEGNPNEENNKDSPNEENVVHDLNKAELSDNLESHAGKNFDTDFENKNDGEENYLIDVIDNAEEDGEDKMLENKKEENENPYNEVDITNISEIKNLEMDLNNVLYDDVNYETYNNDDN from the exons ATGTATAGAAACAAATATCAGCCCAATATTTTATCTCTTCTATTAAGTGCCGg TTCTAAACCACTAGAAATATGGAAAaccaaaacaaaaaaaggcTGTGTTAGAAAAGTATTAGATGATACAATAAAATTAAGTGCCATCGAAATTTTATCAGAAAATACATCAGACTCGTATATATATACGGCACCTCAACCTTTTAAATCGCTTTCTATCACTTTGCCTATCATAGTTCTTATCATTAAAAAT atgaataaatatttttcctttaGAATAAGCATTTTAGATGATAAAAGATGTCGCAGAACTTTTAGAATTTCCAACTTTCAA aCTGTAACAAGATTATCAAACAAGTGGTGTACAATGCCAATGGTTTTAAATGAAGGATGGAATATCATACAgataaatttaaatgattATACTGAAAAGGCCTttagaacaaaatataagGAGACCATTGATATTCAGATTAATGCGAGTATAAGGATAAGgtgtgtatatttttgtgatcgtctatataaaaatgaggaATTGAAAGATGAATTCAAAATATTCtgtaagaaaaaagaaaaacctAAATACGTTCCTCCTCAATATTTAAACACAACCCAAAAAAAGACGACAATTAAAAATGTGATAAAAGCGAAGAATTTGAAAAGGGAGGATGTGGAAGAtgaaaatgaacaaaaagaAGGTACTccaaatgatgaaaataataaagattctCCAAATGATGAACAAAAAGAAGGAACTCCAAATGATGAACAAAAAGAAGGTACTTCAAATGATGAACAAAAAGAAGGTAATccaaatgaagaaaataataaagattctcctaatgaagaaaatgtagTCCATGATCTGAATAAAGCCGAACTTTCTGACAATTTAGAAAGTCATGCTGGAAAAAATTTTGATACAgattttgaaaataaaaatgatggtgaagagaattatttaatagaTGTTATTGATAACGCTGAAGAAGATGGAGAAGACAAAATGTTAGAAAAtaagaaagaagaaaatgaaaaccCTTATAACGAAGTTGATATAACTAATATAAGTGAAATTAAAAACTTAGAAATGGATTTAAATAACGTACTATATGACGATGTAAATTATGAaacttataataatgatgataattga